In Humulus lupulus chromosome 7, drHumLupu1.1, whole genome shotgun sequence, the following are encoded in one genomic region:
- the LOC133789703 gene encoding uncharacterized protein LOC133789703, which translates to MSNGLVMFIVFCTKFGRRKNTPRTVQSKRKTLRHEYFEKHYNGPEDWDKVLNNPTNDVNKEEWKQICQLFTSPQFIARSVKNKENRKKEEYSTTQGTKSLAAIRFEKTNPDLIESWKDYHWKKATNDFVNDDARQDYEKLKADFELQTQQTSTDASNNDSPSSVDQVEVLQKVLGQRRGHERGVTRKLKGSGSGSGSRSGSGSSSTQHSHFSESQVPPHHSREYIEKLENNLQKLTDQVNFLSQFFVPSFRPPNVQMPPVPDSDNISRASSSQPQLQLILPCTGQRRLNIWYLHICMEQHLIRGRFQCPPSRRIPTCMELDRPHYLPNILGRCCHRSNHNHSHRNNHNKKTIGRRTRQLI; encoded by the exons ATGTCAAATGGTCTTGTTATGTTCATAGTGTTTTGTACTAAGTTTGGAAGAAGAAAGAACACACCAAGAACCGTCCAAAGTAAGAG GAAAACACTAAGACACGAATACTTTGAGAAACACTACAATGGACCGGAGGATTGGGATAAGGTTCTAAACAACCCAACCAATGATGTTAACAAGGAGGAGTGGAAGCAGATCtgtcagttatttacaagtcCACAATTTATTGCGCGCTCCGTAAAGAATAAGGAAAATCGGAAGAAAGAAGAGTATTCTACAACGCAGGGTACAAAATCGCTGGCAGCCATCCGTTTTGAAAAA acGAACCCGGACCTTATAGAGTCATGGAAGGATTATCATTGGAAGAAAGCAACAAATGATTTCGTGAACGATGATGCTCGCCAAGATTAT GAAAAACTGAAggctgattttgagttacaaactcagcaaacatccactgatgcttctaataatgatagTCCGTCATCAGTTGATCAGGTGGAGGTGCTACAAAAAGTATTAGGCCAAAGGCGTGGACATGAGCGAGGAGTGACCCGCAAATTGaaggggtcggggtcggggtcggggtcgaggtcggggtcggggtcatcatctacccaacactctcacttcagcgagtctcaagttcctcctcatcattcaagagaatatatagaaaaattggaGAATAATCTACAGAAATTGACTGATCAAGTTAATTTCTTATCTCAATTTTTTGTACCTTCATTTCGTCCACCAAACGTTCAGATGCCGCCTGTGCCTGATAGTGACAATATTTCTAGGGCTTCGTCTTCTCAACCTCAGCTCCAACTCATCCTTCCATGTACGGGGCAGCGCCGTCTCAACATATGGTACCTCCATATATGTATGGAGCAACACCTTATCCGTGGCCGATTCCAGTGTCCTCCCAGCCGtcgtatccctacatgtatggagctggatcgtccacattacctccccaatatccttGGCCGATGCTGCCACCGCAGCAATCACAACCACAGCCACCGCAACAACCACAACAAGAAGACAATAGGGAGGAGGACGAGGCAGCTGATTTAG